A genomic window from Methanobacterium sp. BRmetb2 includes:
- a CDS encoding FMN reductase has protein sequence MKKVLLLCASPRPKGNTYQVLEECANTIEKEGLEAEIISFVGKDIKSCLHCRKCEELNECIINDGINDIITKIKQSEGFIVGSPVYFGTARGDIMSALQRIGMVSFFNQNFLSWKVGGPIAVARRGGHTSTIQEMLMFFLYNDMIVPGSNSWNMVFGWAPGEVQDDKEGMEVIRKFGFNVANLIKKIK, from the coding sequence ATGAAAAAAGTGCTATTATTATGTGCCAGTCCACGGCCAAAGGGTAATACTTATCAAGTTTTAGAAGAATGTGCTAATACAATAGAAAAAGAAGGTTTAGAAGCTGAAATAATATCATTTGTAGGAAAAGATATCAAATCATGCCTGCATTGCAGGAAATGTGAAGAATTGAATGAATGCATAATCAACGATGGAATAAATGATATTATAACTAAAATTAAACAATCTGAAGGTTTTATTGTTGGATCCCCAGTATATTTTGGCACTGCACGTGGCGATATAATGTCGGCCTTGCAGAGAATAGGAATGGTATCTTTTTTTAATCAGAACTTTTTATCATGGAAAGTAGGAGGCCCCATAGCCGTTGCACGCAGAGGTGGCCACACATCTACTATACAGGAAATGCTAATGTTCTTCTTATATAATGATATGATTGTTCCCGGTTCAAATAGCTGGAACATGGTTTTTGGATGGGCTCCTGGCGAGGTTCAGGATGATAAAGAGGGAATGGAAGTTATAAGAAAATTTGGTTTTAATGTAGCTAATTTAATTAAAAAAATTAAGTGA
- a CDS encoding TetR family transcriptional regulator: protein MSLAKWKEREREQRQNDIIDAARKLLADKDFNEVSMDEIAREIGLGKSTLYLYFKNKESLYFAIVLRGIRIWAETVKNEVKKGKTGLEKLKLYLNANRNFSNEYPDYFRLLYSPTSIKKQFDMDKMNSSEEFQEVKELFKEIMFIGIDSIQKAIDDGEIRPDVDPTEAIILLSVIYNGMANMGDWSKEILESRDVDQQKFSIDIGDLFLHIVVK, encoded by the coding sequence ATGTCACTTGCAAAATGGAAGGAAAGAGAAAGAGAACAGCGTCAAAACGATATAATCGATGCTGCAAGAAAATTATTAGCTGATAAAGATTTTAACGAAGTTTCAATGGATGAAATAGCAAGAGAAATCGGTCTCGGCAAAAGTACCCTTTATCTATATTTTAAAAATAAAGAATCACTGTACTTTGCCATAGTTCTGCGCGGGATCCGAATTTGGGCTGAAACTGTTAAAAATGAGGTTAAAAAAGGAAAAACTGGTTTAGAAAAGCTAAAATTATATCTAAATGCCAATAGAAATTTCTCCAATGAATATCCTGACTATTTCAGGCTCTTATATTCTCCTACATCTATTAAAAAACAATTTGATATGGATAAAATGAACAGTAGTGAAGAGTTCCAGGAAGTAAAGGAATTATTCAAAGAAATAATGTTCATAGGAATAGATTCGATACAAAAAGCTATTGATGATGGTGAAATCAGGCCAGATGTGGATCCTACCGAAGCAATTATTCTCCTATCAGTAATATACAATGGCATGGCAAATATGGGCGACTGGAGTAAAGAGATATTGGAAAGTAGGGATGTTGATCAACAGAAATTTAGCATAGATATAGGAGATTTATTTCTCCACATTGTAGTAAAATAG